One region of Chryseobacterium sp. SORGH_AS_0447 genomic DNA includes:
- a CDS encoding ABC transporter substrate-binding protein, which produces MKSRILLLTAFLTLTSCKREQKISAPEAVSVSSLVQYQENQGGVHLKSGNFTYDIKKNQIPFKKIILLNASMAGYIGELHAENLIIGVSSPEYIYSDKIQNLLKQGKIQNVGSEQKYDVEKIISLKPDAIFTNHIASFDNTYQLFKNNGIQVIFLDEYLEQNPLEKTAYLKLFGKLLGKEKEADDIYGNVEKNYVDLKQLAQKAKEKPTVLANEMYGDVWYLPGGRTAAAHFISDANAYYILKNNTEEKAVTMSFEEVFAKSGSVQYWINAGNHTSKKEMLGMNPFYGKLNVFNKGKIYVITGKERGQANDFFESGVVRSDLVLKDYIKIFHPELLPGYQLTYMKELK; this is translated from the coding sequence ATGAAATCAAGAATTTTACTATTAACCGCGTTTTTGACGCTAACGTCTTGTAAAAGAGAACAAAAAATTTCGGCCCCAGAGGCGGTTTCTGTTTCCAGTTTGGTACAGTATCAGGAAAATCAGGGAGGAGTACATCTAAAATCGGGAAATTTCACTTATGATATTAAGAAAAATCAGATTCCGTTTAAGAAGATTATCCTGCTGAATGCGAGTATGGCAGGCTATATCGGCGAACTGCATGCGGAAAATCTGATCATCGGAGTTTCGAGTCCGGAATATATTTATTCTGATAAAATTCAGAACTTATTGAAACAGGGAAAAATCCAGAATGTCGGCAGCGAACAGAAATACGATGTCGAAAAAATCATTTCCCTGAAGCCGGATGCCATTTTTACCAACCATATCGCCAGTTTCGACAACACCTACCAACTGTTTAAAAACAATGGGATCCAGGTAATTTTCTTGGATGAATATCTGGAACAGAACCCGTTGGAAAAAACGGCTTACCTTAAGCTCTTCGGAAAACTGTTGGGAAAAGAGAAAGAAGCGGACGATATCTATGGAAACGTAGAAAAAAATTATGTTGATTTAAAGCAGCTCGCTCAAAAAGCCAAAGAAAAACCGACCGTTCTTGCCAATGAAATGTATGGCGATGTTTGGTATCTGCCGGGTGGAAGAACAGCGGCAGCCCATTTTATTTCAGATGCCAATGCCTACTATATTTTGAAAAACAATACGGAAGAAAAAGCCGTAACCATGAGCTTTGAGGAAGTGTTTGCCAAGTCAGGCAGCGTACAGTACTGGATCAATGCCGGAAATCATACTTCTAAAAAAGAGATGCTCGGGATGAATCCTTTCTACGGCAAGCTGAATGTTTTCAATAAAGGGAAAATCTATGTCATCACCGGTAAGGAACGCGGGCAGGCCAACGATTTTTTCGAAAGTGGAGTAGTACGCTCGGATCTTGTTTTAAAAGATTATATTAAAATTTTCCATCCGGAATTATTGCCGGGCTATCAGCTTACTTACATGAAAGAGCTGAAATAA
- the mtgA gene encoding monofunctional biosynthetic peptidoglycan transglycosylase: protein MWKRIKQIIFIILILNVVFIVWGRFFNPPITLTQIGGLFEYGRLQRDYISYDEMGSNVKKAVIASEDQKFFVHDGFDYKAIEKAMKNNEKGKKLRGGSTISQQTAKNIFLWQGRSWLRKGLEAMYTFIIEKVWSKDIILERYLNSIEMGQGVFGIEAASQYYFGKSSKNLTTSEAAWIAAVLPNPKKYDPKNPSAYLRKKHNWIMRQMRNVSLK from the coding sequence ATGTGGAAGAGAATTAAACAGATTATATTCATTATCCTGATCCTGAATGTTGTTTTTATCGTCTGGGGAAGGTTCTTCAACCCGCCGATTACCCTTACCCAGATCGGAGGGCTTTTTGAATACGGAAGATTGCAGCGGGATTATATCTCCTATGATGAAATGGGAAGCAATGTAAAAAAGGCAGTTATCGCTTCGGAAGACCAGAAATTTTTCGTTCATGACGGCTTCGATTACAAAGCGATTGAAAAAGCCATGAAAAATAATGAGAAAGGCAAAAAACTACGCGGCGGAAGTACCATTTCCCAGCAGACCGCTAAGAATATCTTCCTGTGGCAGGGCAGAAGCTGGCTGAGAAAAGGCCTGGAAGCCATGTATACCTTCATCATCGAAAAGGTCTGGAGCAAAGATATTATCCTTGAAAGATACCTGAATTCCATTGAAATGGGGCAGGGGGTTTTCGGGATAGAAGCAGCATCACAGTATTATTTCGGCAAATCTTCCAAAAATCTTACTACCTCTGAAGCTGCCTGGATTGCCGCAGTTCTGCCCAACCCGAAGAAGTATGATCCGAAAAATCCTTCAGCTTATCTGAGAAAGAAGCACAATTGGATCATGAGACAAATGAGGAATGTAAGTTTGAAATAG